Below is a genomic region from Ferribacterium limneticum.
CCATGACCTTGCCGGTATCCTTGAAATACTTCGGCAGGGCGGCATAGGCGCCGTCCAGCTTGCCCGGTCCCTGGCCAAGATCGCACTGCTCGAGCGAGGCATTCTTCGGGCCGCGCTTTTGCATCCACAGCCCTTCGCCCTTGACTTCGAACAGGTCGGCCGGATTACCGTCAGCCAGCGCTTCGCGATACTTGGCGAGTTCATCGGCCACCTTGCTGTCCTGGGCCGCAACACCACCGGCAAAGGCAGCCAGAACGGCAGCCCCAACCAGCGTTTTCATCAAACGTCGAATCATTGATTACTCCTCCACGGGGTAAAGGCAACGGCAGCGGCGATCTGTGTCACCTGGCTGCCGTTTGTGAGCACTATCAGTTGATCGCAGCTTCGTCAGTGCGGGTATCGCCCTTGTTGTCCTTCCAGCTGACCGTGATCTTGTCGCCCTTGGCGCCGCCCTTGAACTTGAAAGCCAGGTACGGGTTCTTCGAGACGGACGGTCCGAATTCGCTGCTCAGCACGACCTTGTCGCCATGCTTGGCGGTCAGTTCGGTAATAAACCAGGCCGGCACGATGGCCCCGGCGGAGTCCTTGCGCTGGCCGGTTTCCATTTCGTGGCTGACCAGAACCTTTACTTCAGTAACGCCGTCCTTGTTGGCGGCGCGGATTTTCATTGGATTGCCCATTTTTAGCTCCTTGAATTCGTGTCGATTAGCCGCCGCAGCCGCCGAGGGTGACCTTGATTTCCTTGGTCGCCATGAAGAACTTGCCGTCCGACTTGACCAGCGCGTAGATGTTCGAGGTCTGGCCCATCTTGACGCGGGTCTGGACGTTGGCTTCGGTGCCTTCCGGCAGCACGAAGGAAGCGGCCAGCGCATTCGGGTTCTTCTCGATCAGGATGGCGACCATGGTCACGTTGGGCAGCGTCGAAGCCACGCCAACCGGCACCACGGCGCCGTTTTCGGCGATGTCCGGACCGGTGACCTGGACGTCCTTGCTGTCGGCCGGAGAGCCGGCACCGAGCGCCTTGAGCGTATCGGCCATGCTCTTGGCGTCAAAAGCAGCCTTGTTCCAGTCAGCCAGGGCCATGCCCGGGGTGATGATGCCGGCGGCAGCCAGCATGCCCAGCAGGGCGGCGCCGGAGCCGGATTTCAGTACGGTGCGACGTTGATTGTTCATGACTTCTCCTCTGTAGAAATTGGGATTACTTGGAACCGGACAGAATCCACTTCACCAGCGTGGTGAGGTCTTCATCCTTGATATGACCGTTCGGCGGCATCGGGATCGAACCCCAGACGCCCTGCCCGCCGGCCTTGACCTTGGCGATCAGGCGCGATTCGGCATCGGTCTGATCCTTGTAGCGCGCCACGACTTCGTTGTAGCCGGGGCCGACGATCTTGCTCTTGAGACCGTGACAGGCCATGCAGCCACTCTTCGTCGCCAGTTCCAGCGTGCCGGCATCGGCTGCTTTTTTGGCAGCCTCGGGACCAAGCGTCTGGGTGCCGCGGACCGGACCGAATGAACGGTTCTGATCACGCAGTTCGCCATGCGCCGTCCGGGCGTATTCCGGCAGGGTCGAGCCGATCAGCACTTCCGGCTTGCAGTTCTTCATGCACGCCTTGTTTGCTGTATCCGGCTTGCCACCGTTGCCGATGCCGCCCTTCTTG
It encodes:
- the soxZ gene encoding thiosulfate oxidation carrier complex protein SoxZ; its protein translation is MGNPMKIRAANKDGVTEVKVLVSHEMETGQRKDSAGAIVPAWFITELTAKHGDKVVLSSEFGPSVSKNPYLAFKFKGGAKGDKITVSWKDNKGDTRTDEAAIN
- the soxY gene encoding thiosulfate oxidation carrier protein SoxY; the encoded protein is MNNQRRTVLKSGSGAALLGMLAAAGIITPGMALADWNKAAFDAKSMADTLKALGAGSPADSKDVQVTGPDIAENGAVVPVGVASTLPNVTMVAILIEKNPNALAASFVLPEGTEANVQTRVKMGQTSNIYALVKSDGKFFMATKEIKVTLGGCGG